In one Diabrotica virgifera virgifera chromosome 5, PGI_DIABVI_V3a genomic region, the following are encoded:
- the LOC114329034 gene encoding uncharacterized protein LOC114329034, translating into MNTILVLALLVCVGLTVSAPQNNDFLCDGCVSLSTVLKKYVQEELPLKDLEEELTAFCQALSGQLRDFCEKELIPLVDQIYDELSDTTPREDCEFLGFCEKK; encoded by the exons ATGAACACTATCTTAGTTTTGGCTCTTTTGGTTTGCGTTG GGTTAACCGTAAGCGCCCCTCAAAACAATGA CTTCTTATGTGATGGCTGCGTATCATTGTCAACCGTGCTCAAGAAATATGTACAAGAAGAACTTCCATTG AAGGATCTTGAAGAAGAACTTACAGCTTTTTGCCAAGCTTTATCAGGACAATTGAGAGATTTTTGCGAAAAAGAATTGATTCCACTAGTCGATCAAATCTACGACGAGCTTAGCGACACAACGCCTCGAGAAGATTGCGAATTTTTGGGGTTCTGtgagaaaaaataa
- the LOC114329035 gene encoding uncharacterized protein LOC114329035 translates to MKATLVLAVLVCVVGLTVSAPQTSDHCNACVGFSSMVKNYVLNQRPLEEVEKDSEDLCQRFYDMKVRNFCENKLISKVDEIYYRLTDWKTPQEVCEILKYC, encoded by the exons atgaAGGCTACCTTAGTTTTGGCTGTTTTGGTTTGCGTCGTAG GTTTAACCGTTAGTGCGCCCCAAACTAGTGA CCACTGTAATGCCTGTGTAGGTTTTTCGTCCATGGTCAAGAACTACGTACTCAATCAACGTCCATTG GAGGAAGTTGAAAAAGACTCAGAGGATTTATGTCAACGTTTCTACGATATGAAAGTGAGAAATTTTTGCGAAAATAAATTGATTTCAAAAGTCGACGAAATCTACTACCGACTCACCGACTGGAAAACGCCTCAAGAAGTAtgcgaaattttgaaatattGTTAA